The Capillibacterium thermochitinicola genome includes a window with the following:
- a CDS encoding PIN domain-containing protein, with the protein MKKIMFDTNVFDKLPKIIEKIKKSAEVQYEYYITTIQIEELCEIPDTKKDIRVKNILMLAELRAKLVPISLLILNGRARLGYVRLGSGEVYRKIVKSNGSNTDDAVIADTAVSEGCTLITEDKDLYTRMKNNGYDVMYLDDFINTID; encoded by the coding sequence ATGAAAAAAATTATGTTTGATACTAACGTATTTGATAAATTACCCAAGATTATCGAAAAAATAAAAAAGTCGGCGGAAGTACAATATGAATATTACATTACAACCATACAAATTGAAGAACTGTGCGAAATTCCTGATACAAAAAAAGATATTAGAGTTAAGAACATATTAATGCTAGCTGAGCTTAGAGCAAAACTTGTGCCGATTTCTCTGTTAATTCTTAATGGTAGGGCAAGATTAGGATATGTAAGGCTAGGCTCTGGGGAGGTTTATAGAAAGATAGTAAAAAGTAACGGAAGTAATACTGATGATGCAGTGATTGCAGATACGGCTGTTTCTGAAGGTTGTACATTAATAACTGAAGATAAAGATCTTTATACCCGAATGAAAAATAATGGTTATGATGTTATGTATTTAGATGATTTTATAAATACTATCGATTAG